The Actinosynnema mirum DSM 43827 genomic interval CCCGGTTCGAGGTCGCGGCCGTCCAGCTCGGGGTACGGGCAGTTCTGCTCGACGACGAACACGTCGACGCGCAGCTTGAGCAGCGCGTACAGCTGGGTCGCGGTGAGGTCGGCCGCCCACTGCCTGCGCAGGGTCGCCGGGTGGTGTTGCGTCACCCTGAATTGGTAGCACGGGCGCGGTCGTTCGGGCGGTGAACGGCGATCCCGGTCACCCCGGCCGCGACGGCTCACCGGGCCGCCGCGGCGCGCGGGGTCAGAGCCGGTCGCGGTAGTGGGCGAGCCGGGTGTAGGCGCCGGGCTGGCCCGCGCGGGCGCAGCCCCGGCCGTAGGAGACGACGCCGACGAGCAGGCCGTCGGAGACCAGCGGGCCGCCGGAGTCGCCCGTGCAGGCGTCCCTGCCGCCGTCCGGGAAGCCCGCGCACAGCATCGCGTCGGCGCGGTAGCCGGCGAGCGCGGCGGCGCAGTCGTGGTCCGCGCGGATCGGCACGTCGACCTGGCGCAGCAGCGAGGACACCGGGCCGCTCTCGGCGGTGCGGCCCCAGCCGTAGGCGGTGGCGGTGCGGCCCGCGACGGCGTCGCCGACCCGGACGGGCTCGAACGCGACCGGGCCGTCGAGCTGGAGCACGGCCAGGTCGTCGCCGCGTCCCACGTCGGTGAACGCCGGGTGCCGCCAGATCCCGGAGACGCCGACCCGCACCCCGCTTCTCGTGCGCAGGTCGTGCCGGTCGAGCACGACGGTGAGCTGCCGGGGCGCGCGGTCGCGCGGTCCGAGCAGGCCGCGCTCCTGGGTGCAGTGGGCGGCGGTCACGACCCGGTCGGGGGCGATGAGGGCGCCGCCGCAGAACTGGGAGCCGCGCGCGTCGAGCAGGGCGGCCACCCACGGCGCGCGACCGGCGACGGAGCCCCCGACGACGGCGAGCGCGGCGGGTGCGGCGACGAGCTGGGAGGCGAGCTGGACCGCGACCAGGGCGAGGGCGGCGACTAAGCGGGGGCTGATGCGCATGGAGCACCTCTTTACGACGAGTAGCCGAGTGGCGACTCACCGTAGCTGCACCACAAAGATCACATCAAGTCAGGATATTTTCCTGTTAAGATGCGGTAGTTCCGAAAAATCCACGGTCTGTGTCCTGCGTCACCGCTGTCTGTCCGGACCATGAGGGGGTACTTCCGTTGCAGTTCGACCTGACCACGCTGCCCGCGTTCCTGATCGCCTGCGCGGTCGTGGTGCTCACCCCCGGCGTGGACTCCTTCCTCCTGCTGCGCACCTCGATGCGCTCGGGCACCCGCGCCGGCCTGCTGGCGCTGGCGGGCATCCACACCGCCGCCGCCATCCAGGTCGCGGTCGTGATCTCGGGCCTGGGCGTGGTGATCGCGGGCTTCCCGCCCGCCCTGACCGCGCTGCGCTGGATCGGCGCGGCCTACCTGCTGTACCTGGCGCTGTCGATCACCCGCGACCTGGTGCGCAACCGGGGTCGGGCGTCCGAGGAGGGCGAGGTCGTCGCGGACCGGCCGTTCCGGCGCGGCTTCCTGACCAACATCACCAACCCGAAGATGCTGCTGTTCTCCCTGGCGTTCCTGCCGCAGTTCATCGGCTCCGGCGACCCCACCCCGCAGCTCGCGATGCTCGCGGTGGTGTTCCTGGCGCTGGCCGCCGTGTGGGAGGGCACGATCGTGCTGGCCGCGTCGGCGGTCGGCGGGCGACTGCGCAAGCCGGGCGTGACCACCGCGCTGGACGTGGTGTGCGCGGCGGTCTTCGCCACCATGTCGGTCGGCCTGGTCATCTGACCCCGGCCCCTCACGACCGTCAGGTGTAGACGCCGACGCGGGTGTACACGCCGGGGTACTCCGGCCGGGCGCAGCCGACGCCCCAGGACACCAGCCCGGCGAGCCTGCCCGCGATGATGAACGGCCCGCCCGAGTCGCCCTGGCAGGCGTCCTTGCCGCCGTTGGGCAGCCCGGCGCAGAACATCGACGACGACTGGTAGTAGCCGGGGTACGCGGCGGCGCACACCTCGTTGGTCTGGAGCGGCACGGACACCTTCCGCAGCACCGGCGAGGTGCTCCCGCTCTCCGAGGTGCGGCCCCAGCCGAACGCGGTGCCGGTGATGCCCGCCCGGTACAGCCCGGTCTCGGACGGCTTGGCCAGTGCGATCGGCTCGTACGGCATCGGCGTGGACGTCAGCAGGTACGCGATGTCCGCGCCGCTGGTCGCCGACCGGTAGGCGGAGTGGACGTACACCTGGGACACCGGGTGGACCGTGCCGCCGGGCTTGGTCACGTCCAGCCTGCCCGCCACCACCAGCACGTCGCGCCCGGTGAGCCCGTTGACGCAGTGCGCGGCGGTCACCACCTGGTACCGGCTGACGATCGCGCCGCCGCAGAACTGCCTGCCGTTCTGGTCGGCCAGCGCCACCACCCACGGATAGGGGTTCGGGGCGTCCACGACCACGCCGCCGACGATCCTCGGGTCGGCCCCGGCGGGCGGCGCCACCGCCACGCCGGTGAGCAGCAGTGCCAGCGCCATCGCCACGCGCATCAGAGTCCGCATACCGGCCAACCAAACCCGGCCGCCGCGACCGCACAACTCGGGCACACGGTCGGGTGATCGGGTGTGGTCGGCCGGTGCGGCGCTCAGCCCTTGAGCTGCTGGTCGATCAGCGCGCGGTAGGCGGTGATCCGCGAGTACACGCCGGGCTGGCCGGGCCGCGCGCAGCCCTCGCCCCACGAGGTGACGCCGATCAGCGCGCCGTTCGCGACCAGCGGGCCGCCGGAGTCGCCCTGGCAGGTGTCGATGCCGCCGCGCGGGTAGCCCGCGCAGACCATGGCAGCCGGGTCGAACCGGGCGTAGTCGGCGGTGCAGTCCTGGTTGGACATGACCGGCACGTTCGCGCCCAGCAGCACCTGGGAGGCGGCCCCGATCTCGGCGGTGCGGCCCCAGCCGAGGACCTTCGCCACCGTCCCCGGCGCCGGGTCGGCGGACGCGAGCGGCAGCACCCGGTTCGCGACCGGCCTGGCCAGCGTGAGCACGGCGACGTCGCTGCCCTGCTCGGCCGACGAGTAGAACGGGTGCTTCCAGATCCGGGCCACCCGCAGCGTCTCACCCGCCTGGGTGCGCTTGTCCTCGCGCCCCGCGACGACGACGAGCCGCTCCGGGGCGGTGCCCGCGACGCAGTGCGCGGCGGTGACCACCTTGGTCGGCGCGACGAGCGTCCCGCCGCAGAACTGGCTCCCGGTCGTGCCCGCCAGGAACACCACCCACGGGTGCTCGGCGATGGACGCGCGCGTCCCGCCGACGACTCTGGGTTCCGCCGCCGCGGTCGCGACGCCCCCTCCGCACAGCACCGCGAGAACGCTGAGAAAAACGGCAAGCCTCATCGCCCCTCCTACGCCTAGTGGGGAGCGCCCGAGTCGGGGCGCCTGCCAGGAGGTTAGCCCTGAAAGACCAGGTCGATGCGCCGAAAGGAGCACACGACCTGGTCGGACCAGCCGGGCGACCCGGCTGTCGCAGCGGCGCCCCCGCCGGGTCGCGCCGCGTGCTGTCGATCAGCTCCCGGAGGGTGAACCGAAGCCGGAGAAGCGCCCCCTGACCTTGCCCGCCGCGTCCGCCACGACCCCGCCGAGGTCGTTGACGACCTTCATCAGCGGGTCCTCGGACTCGGCGGCGTCGGACTTGTAGGAGCGGGCCGCCTCCTTGAGGTCGTCGGTGAACGTGCTGGAGGCGTGGTCGTCCTCGCGGCGCCGGTAGTCGCCCGACAGGATGGCCCGGTACTCCTCGCTCGCGGCCCAGCGCTGGAGCTCGGCGGCGCGCACCACGGCCATCGGGTGCGTCAGCGGCCAGGTGCGGATCAGCTTGAGGACGCTGTCGCGCACGTCCTCGACCTGCTCGTACTCCTTGGCCTGCTTGAGGAACTCGGCGGTGTCGACCTGGGTGAGGTCCATGCCGCCCGCGAGGGCGACGTGCACGCGCAGCGCGGCGGCCGGGTCCTGGGCGCACAGCAGGCCCGCCCGGTCGCAGCTCAGCTCGGTCTTGCGGTACCACTCGTGCAGGGCGGCGATGACGGCGCGGACCGCCCAGTAGCCCGCGGGCATCCAGCCGAGGCTGTGCTGGAGCTGCATCAGCCGCATGAGGATCGTCTGGTAGAGCGCGTGGCCGGAGAGCACGTGGCCCATCTCGTGGCCGATGGCGAAGCGCAGGCCGTCGTGGTCGAGCAGCTCGACCAGGCCGGTGGTGAGCACGATGAACGGCTTGTCGATGCCCAGCGCCATCGCGTTCGGCTGCGGGTTGCGGGAGATGAACAGCTCGGGGACCGGGTCGAGGTCGAGGGTGGCCGCGGTCTCGTTCCGCAGCCGGTCGAGGGCCGGGTACTGCTTCGGGCCCACCCGGATGGAGGTCGCCAGGTAGCCGAGGCGCTCGCCGCGCTCGGTGAAGGCGCCCGCGACGGACTTGAGGACCGGACCGATGCCGGGGACCGCGCGCAGGACCGCCAGCGCGCCCCGGTCGACCGGGTGCTCGTAGGCACGGGGGCTGATGCCGGGGAACCGAACCCTGGAGGTCGACCGCTCGATCTCTTCGCTCATCCTCCCAGCGTGCCACGCCCCACCTCCCCCTACTCCCCGTTCGGGCGAATCACGGGCACACTGACGGGGTGGAACCGGATGTGCTGGGCGACGGGTTCGAGGTCAGGACGCTGCCGCTGGGCTCGGAGGCGAGCGCGGCGCTGGTGCGCAGGCGCGCCGACGGGGCGGCCGAGCGCGGGGCCGTGCTGTACGTGCACGGGTTCGCGGACTACTTCTTCCAGCGGCACGTGGCCGAGCACTTCGCGTCGCTCGGGTACGACTTCTACGCGCTGGACCTGCGCGCCCACGGGCGGTCGCTGCGGCCGGGCGAGGTGGCGAACCACGTCGAGGACCTGTCCACGCACTTCGAGGAGCTCGACGCCGCCGTGCGGGTGGTGCGCGAGGAGGACGGGCACCGCGGGCTGGTGGTGATCGGGCACTCCACGGGCGGGCTGACCACCAGCCTGTGGGCGCACGAGCGGCGCCAGGACGGGGCGCTGGACGCGCTGGTGCTCAACAGCCCGTGGCTGGACCTGGCCGAGCCGTGGGTGATGCGCACGGTCGGCACGGCGGTGGTGCGCGGGGTGGGGCGGGTCGCGCCGAAGCTGGTGCTCAAGCCGGGCCTGGGGCCGGTGTACGGGGAGAGCATCCACCGCGACCACCACGGCGAGTGGGAGTTCGACACCGCGTGGAAGCCGATCGAGGCATTTCCGGTCACGGCCGGGTGGTTGCGGGCGGTGCGGGTCGGGCACGCGCGGCTGCACCGGGGGCTGGACGTGCGGGTCCCGGTGCTGGTGCTGCACTCGGCGCGCAGCCACCTGAAGGCGAGGCGGTGGTCGGCGGAGGCCATGACGGCGGACGCGGTGCTGGACGTGGAGCACATGCGCCGGTGGGCCCCGGGAATCGGCCGCGACGTGTCACTCGTCCAGGTGGACGGGGGGATGCACGACCTGTTCCTGTCAGCCGCCCCGGTGCGCGAGAGGGCACTGGCCGAGGTGGGCGCGTTCCTGGAACGTAAGGTCGAGCGGTGACCGTTCCCGACCCGAACCAGCTGCACCCGATGGCCGATCACCCGAGGGTGGTGCTGCTCAAGCCACTGGTCGACGCACCGAACATCGAGGTGGGCGACTACACGTACTACGACGACCCCGAGCGCGCGACCGAGTTCCAGACCCGCAACGTGCTGTACTCCTACGGCCAGGAACGCCTGGTCATCGGCAAGTACTGCGCTCTGGGCACGGGCACGACGTTCATCATGGCCGGCGCGAACCACCTGACCAAGGGCCCGTCCACGTTCCCGTTCACGATCTTCGGCGGCGCCTGGGCGGAGAAGACCGCCGACATCATGGCCGCCGCCCCCAGCAAGGGCGACACGGTCGTGGGCAACGACGTGTGGTTCGGCTG includes:
- a CDS encoding serine protease — encoded protein: MRISPRLVAALALVAVQLASQLVAAPAALAVVGGSVAGRAPWVAALLDARGSQFCGGALIAPDRVVTAAHCTQERGLLGPRDRAPRQLTVVLDRHDLRTRSGVRVGVSGIWRHPAFTDVGRGDDLAVLQLDGPVAFEPVRVGDAVAGRTATAYGWGRTAESGPVSSLLRQVDVPIRADHDCAAALAGYRADAMLCAGFPDGGRDACTGDSGGPLVSDGLLVGVVSYGRGCARAGQPGAYTRLAHYRDRL
- a CDS encoding LysE family translocator; the encoded protein is MQFDLTTLPAFLIACAVVVLTPGVDSFLLLRTSMRSGTRAGLLALAGIHTAAAIQVAVVISGLGVVIAGFPPALTALRWIGAAYLLYLALSITRDLVRNRGRASEEGEVVADRPFRRGFLTNITNPKMLLFSLAFLPQFIGSGDPTPQLAMLAVVFLALAAVWEGTIVLAASAVGGRLRKPGVTTALDVVCAAVFATMSVGLVI
- a CDS encoding S1 family peptidase, producing the protein MRTLMRVAMALALLLTGVAVAPPAGADPRIVGGVVVDAPNPYPWVVALADQNGRQFCGGAIVSRYQVVTAAHCVNGLTGRDVLVVAGRLDVTKPGGTVHPVSQVYVHSAYRSATSGADIAYLLTSTPMPYEPIALAKPSETGLYRAGITGTAFGWGRTSESGSTSPVLRKVSVPLQTNEVCAAAYPGYYQSSSMFCAGLPNGGKDACQGDSGGPFIIAGRLAGLVSWGVGCARPEYPGVYTRVGVYT
- a CDS encoding S1 family peptidase — translated: MRLAVFLSVLAVLCGGGVATAAAEPRVVGGTRASIAEHPWVVFLAGTTGSQFCGGTLVAPTKVVTAAHCVAGTAPERLVVVAGREDKRTQAGETLRVARIWKHPFYSSAEQGSDVAVLTLARPVANRVLPLASADPAPGTVAKVLGWGRTAEIGAASQVLLGANVPVMSNQDCTADYARFDPAAMVCAGYPRGGIDTCQGDSGGPLVANGALIGVTSWGEGCARPGQPGVYSRITAYRALIDQQLKG
- a CDS encoding M48 family metallopeptidase, whose translation is MSEEIERSTSRVRFPGISPRAYEHPVDRGALAVLRAVPGIGPVLKSVAGAFTERGERLGYLATSIRVGPKQYPALDRLRNETAATLDLDPVPELFISRNPQPNAMALGIDKPFIVLTTGLVELLDHDGLRFAIGHEMGHVLSGHALYQTILMRLMQLQHSLGWMPAGYWAVRAVIAALHEWYRKTELSCDRAGLLCAQDPAAALRVHVALAGGMDLTQVDTAEFLKQAKEYEQVEDVRDSVLKLIRTWPLTHPMAVVRAAELQRWAASEEYRAILSGDYRRREDDHASSTFTDDLKEAARSYKSDAAESEDPLMKVVNDLGGVVADAAGKVRGRFSGFGSPSGS
- a CDS encoding alpha/beta hydrolase, with protein sequence MEPDVLGDGFEVRTLPLGSEASAALVRRRADGAAERGAVLYVHGFADYFFQRHVAEHFASLGYDFYALDLRAHGRSLRPGEVANHVEDLSTHFEELDAAVRVVREEDGHRGLVVIGHSTGGLTTSLWAHERRQDGALDALVLNSPWLDLAEPWVMRTVGTAVVRGVGRVAPKLVLKPGLGPVYGESIHRDHHGEWEFDTAWKPIEAFPVTAGWLRAVRVGHARLHRGLDVRVPVLVLHSARSHLKARRWSAEAMTADAVLDVEHMRRWAPGIGRDVSLVQVDGGMHDLFLSAAPVRERALAEVGAFLERKVER
- a CDS encoding CatB-related O-acetyltransferase, whose product is MADHPRVVLLKPLVDAPNIEVGDYTYYDDPERATEFQTRNVLYSYGQERLVIGKYCALGTGTTFIMAGANHLTKGPSTFPFTIFGGAWAEKTADIMAAAPSKGDTVVGNDVWFGCGATVMPGVTIGDGAIIATGAVVTSNVAPYTVVGGNPAQAVRQRYPDDKIELLLRAAWWDWPVELVTEHVREIMAGKVKQLADIAEENGLLKPKPR